The following coding sequences are from one Tachysurus vachellii isolate PV-2020 chromosome 7, HZAU_Pvac_v1, whole genome shotgun sequence window:
- the LOC132849071 gene encoding zinc finger protein 835-like → MSWRCSVPGCGKRKQAKVKGVVFHRFPEKDLELCSKWLAAIGKVVNKTEKKYAYLRVCSQHFRPDDYERDLKAELLGCPPKKVLKKTAIPTLFQTKRKPGRRPSQIHIKSQPEGFSGKENAPASVTTCSEVEESSWIKAVKSLQTPQGCNIFRSNEVIVNTQCLLDLFQFCWLCHKECCITIEGNERLFSVTQDCQSCSYHRDWRSHPPSAEPTQIIHTEIEHSLKHEDDEEVVVQIVSSDNECSEQVFIEKDGSYLRSDDDEASLQEEDVRKKRKRKFNSKDSSDEWEPCLDEEATDSDVTMDEDMFTALKEEGQGKLVVWCTQCGTEASLSCSVLRHKKVFCCAQCSAGDDIQTHRIETLPVRFDDVASFQKHAEQEHGSKPFYKLCQDCGKFVIANPESRGLKKHKCEHKSKFFICPECGKRFLTEVGLKSHHTQLHSDYDHPCKYCLKVFKTRSAKLDHEQTHPKENQPYSCPDCPEKFSSIHKRNNHVSSHRGPHKYACDVCVKGFKDINHLRRHELIHSGEKPFKCQTCERSFNQMDNLTSHMRVHTGEKPFTCEQCGVSFSHNVSLKNHKLRRHESGLTQEVEMINDLE, encoded by the exons ATGTCGTGGAGGTGCAGTGTCCCTGGATGTGGGAAACGCAAACAGGCCAAAGTTAAAGGCGTCGTTTTTCACCGTTTCCCTGAAAAAGACTTGGAGCTTTGCAGTAAATGGTTAGCGGCTATCGGGAAGGTTGTAAACAAAACGGAGAAGAAATACGCGTATTTACGAGTGTGTAGCCAACATTTCAGACCTGACGACTATGAGAGGGATTTAAAGGCTGAATTACTGGGATGTCCAccaaaaaaggttttaaagaaaacagcaaTTCCGACTTTATTCCAGACAAAACGCAAGCCGGGTAGAAGACCTTCTCAGATCCATATTAAAAGTCAACCTGAG GGGTTTTCTGGAAAAGAAAATGCACCTGCTTCAGTCACAACATGTTCTGAGGTGGAAGAGAGCTCATGGATTAAAG CGGTCAAAAGCCTTCAGACTCCTCAAGGATGTAACATTTTTAG GAGCAATGAGGTGATTGTGAACACACAGTGTTTGCTGGATCTCTTCCAGTTCTGCTGGCTTTGTCATAAAGAGTGCTGTATTACCATTGAGGGCAATGAGAGGCTGTTTTCAGTCACACAAGACTGTCAGAGCTGCAGCTACCACAGAGACTGGAGGAGTCACCCGCCTTCAGCTGAACCTACTCAGATCATTCATACTGAGATAGAACATTCACTGAAGCATGAAGACGACGAGGAG GTTGTGGTTCAGATTGTGTCATCTGATAATGAGTGCAGTGAGCAGGTGTTTATCGAAAAGGATGGGTCATATTTACGTAGTGATGATGACGAAGCAAGTCTGCAGGAAGAAgatgtgagaaagaaaagaaagagaaagtttaATAGTAAAGACAGCTCTGATGAGTGGGAGCCATGTTTAGACGAAGAAGCCACAGACTCTGATGTGACCATGGATGAAGACATGTTCACAGCTTTAAAGGAGGAAGGTCAGGGTAAACTTGTGGTGTGGTGTACACAATGTGGGACCGAGGCCTCGCTCTCTTGTTCTGTCCTTCGACACAAGAAAGTCTTCTGCTGTGCTCAGTGCAGTGCAGGTGACGACATTCAAACGCATCGTATCGAAACGCTTCCTGTTCGGTTTGATGACGTCGCCAGTTTTCAGAAACATGCCGAACAGGAGCACGGCTCCAAACCGTTCTACAAACTGTGTCAGGACTGTGGTAAGTTTGTCATAGCAAACCCTGAATCcagaggtttaaaaaaacataaatgtgaaCACAAGTCTAAATTCTTCATCTGTCCAGAGTGCGGAAAAAGATTCCTCACCGAAGTTGGCTTAAAGTCGCACCACACGCAGCTCCATTCGGATTATGATCACCCGTGTAAATACTGTCTAAAGGTTTTCAAAACCAGATCGGCAAAACTGGACCATGAGCAGACTCATCCTAAGGAAAATCAACCGTACAGCTGTCCAGATTGTCCAGAGAAGTTTAGCAGCATTCACAAACGCAATAACCACGTCTCATCCCACAGAGGGCCACATAAATATgcgtgtgatgtctgtgtgaaaGGCTTTAAGGATATTAACCATCTGAGAAGGCATGAACTTATCCATTCTGGAGAAAAGCCTTTCAAATGCCAAACATGTGAGCGTTCCTTTAACCAAATGGACAACCTCACTTCTCACATGCGTGTCCACACTGGGGAGAAACCTTTCACATGTGAGCAGTGCGGAGTGTCGTTCAGTCACAACGTCAGCCTGAAGAACCACAAGTTGAGACGCCATGAATCTGGTTTGACTCAGGAAGTGGAAATGATAAATGATCTAGAATaa